A single genomic interval of Anopheles darlingi chromosome X, idAnoDarlMG_H_01, whole genome shotgun sequence harbors:
- the LOC125957042 gene encoding anoctamin-5-like isoform X3, producing the protein MVQDDPSVVERLSPGPVTASEQQSELPEQQQQQEQEQEQEQQQQLAEVPTATKIPTVTEIPTVTPTVGPTTPTIATVVMASKCQTWKYFQDQKRVVDYVLAYNGEEEENPIAHAKRMVYQRNLEQEGLQIETESCQRIHFVKIHVPDQVLSHYCEIMKMQMPMKKLANQDKIIMRDFSIQSTLVKLFRRPMFNFVIIDRSIFAAPEYRLLYEYSRDKPYLFNDREPNFFTPSLRIAVANFILERAYFSNNLDDKKDIGIRRLVEDQVYLDAYPLHDGCTDVKSSCQRALLLQEWASVRKWIKHQPLDHIKEYFGVKIAMYFAWLGFYTHMLIPASVVGLICFFYGLLTYRENRISQEICNDNNTIMCPQCDEYCDYWYLNSTCTISKLAHIFDNEMTIVFSIFMSIWATLYLEMWKRYSSKIQHRWGITEYCSLAEPPRPQYLARLKNIKKTMFNIATGAQEPSPPFWTKKFPSFVYSYSVIFLFILLTIAAVFGIVVYRMSLMTSRNIYGDHGSVSGKLIIFPATTAVINLLVSTILTYAYHYVAVYMTNVEYRRTQTEYNESLNLKIYLFEFVNYYSSIFYIAFVKGKFPGYPAKYNRILHLRQEECSPGGCLMELCIQLAIIMVGKQAIGAVTEIVIPWAIQKFKEFRSVLGIEAEGSDSDERLICCNQWTKDFNLINWNDRSLFNEYLKMVIQYGFITIFVVAFPLGPFFALLNNVVETRLDAKKFLLYYKRAVPQRVRDLGIWYNIMHVVGKVAVISSAFIIAFSSNFIPRLMYMHVVNPDRTDEGFVNHTLAYFNVANFEDHVAPLNSQYTNVTTCRYSEYRNPPDHESPYKRPSIYWHILAIRLAFVVIYQNLVSFVQIVVAWAIPDVPGRLQDQIKREQYLTNEYIIEQEKLKMQRGAAGGGGGDSATAYAQNGYLPSEEDSSLPPEEKLNHQRRGHDADGYLHQPLEDDFDSFQECGIVTSRV; encoded by the exons aCATGGAAGTACTTCCAGGATCAGAAGCGTGTCGTCGACTACGTGCTGGCGTACAAtggcgaggaagaggagaaccCGATCGCGCACGCCAAGCGCATGGTGTACCAGCGGAACCTCGAGCAGGAGGGCCTGCAGATCGAGACCGAGAGCTGCCAGCGGATACACTTCGTGAAGATCCACGTGCCGGACCAGGTGCTGTCGCACTACTGCGAGATCATGAAGATGCAGATGCCGATGAAGAAGCTGGCGAACCAGGACAAGATCATCATGCGCGACTTCAGCATCCAGAGCACGCTGGTGAAGCTGTTCCGCCGGCCCATGTTTaacttcgtcatcatcgaccggAGCATCTTCGCGGCGCCCGAGTACCGGCTGCTGTACGAGTACTCGCGCGACAAGCCGTACCTGTTCAATGACCGTGAGCCAAACTTCTTCACGCCCAGTCTCCGGATCGCGGTGGCGAACTTCATCCTCGAGCGGGCGTACTTTAGCAATAACCTCGACGACAAGAAGGACATCGGCATCCGGCGGTTGGTCGAGGATCAGGTGTACCTGGATGCGTACCCGTTGCACGATGGCTGCACCGACGTGAAGTCGAGCTGCCAgcgggcgctgctgctgcaggagtgGGCATCGGTCCGGAAGTGGATCAAGCACCAGCCGCTGGACCACATTAAGGAGTACTTTGGGGTGAAGATTGCCATGTACTTCGCGTGGCTCGGGTTTTACACGCACATGCTGATACCGGCGTCGGTCGTGGGGCtgatctgcttcttctacGGGTTGCTTACCTACCGAGAGAACCGGATCAGTCAGGAGATctgcaacgacaacaacacgaTCATGTGCCCGCAGTGCGATGAGTACTGCGACTACTGGTATCTGAACAGCACCTGTACCATCTCCAAGCTAGCGCACATCTTCGACAATGAAATGACCATTGTTTTCTCGATCTTTATGTCCATCTGGG CAACCCTCTATCTGGAAATGTGGAAACGGTACTCGTCGAAGATTCAGCACCGCTGGGGCATTACCGAGTACTGCTCGCTGGCGGAACCACCGCGACCGCAGTATCTCGCGCGGCTGAAGAACATCAAGAAGACAATGTTCAACATCGCCACCGGTGCACAGGaaccgtcgccaccgttctGGACCAAAAAGTTCCCCAGCTTTGTCTACAGCTACTCTGTGATCTTCCTATTT ATTTTATTGACCATCGCTGCCGTGTTCGGTATCGTCGTGTACCGCATGTCGCTGATGACCTCGCGCAACATCTACGGCGACCACGGTTCGGTATCCGGCAAGCTGATCATCTTTCCCGCGACGACCGCGGTCATCAATCTGTTGGTCTCGACCATCCTCACCTATGCCTACCATTACGTGGCCGTGTACATGACCAACGTCGAGTACCGGCGAACGCAAACCGAGTACAACGAAAGTCTGAACCTGAAGATCTACCTGTTTGAGTTCGTCAACTACTACAGCTCGATCTTCTACATCGCGTTCGTGAAGGGCAAGTTTCCCGGCTACCCGGCCAAGTACAATCGCATCCTGCATCTGCGGCAGGAGGAGTGCAGCCCGGGCGGCTGTCTGATGGAGCTGTGCATTCAGCTGGCGATTATCATGGTTGGCAAGCAGGCGATCGGTGCGGTCACGGAAATCGTCATCCCGTGGGCTATTCAGAAGTTCAAGGAGTTCCGCAGCGTGCTCGGGATCGAGGCCGAGGGAAGCGATAGTGACGAGCGGTTGATTTGCTGCAACCAGTGGACCAAGGACTTTAACCTCATCAACTGGAACGATCGAAGCCTGTTCAATGAGTACTTAAAAATGG TCATCCAGTATGGCTTCATCACGATTTTCGTGGTTGCCTTTCCGCTGGGACCGTTCTTCGCTCTGCTGAACAACGTGGTAGAGACGCGGCTGGACGCGAAAAAGTTCCTGCTCTACTACAAGCGCGCTGTACCGCAGCGTGTGCGTGATTTGGGCATCTGGTACAACATTATGCACGTCGTCGGGAAGGTGGCCGTCATTTCTAGT GCCTTTATCATCGCCTTTTCCTCCAACTTCATACCTCGGTTGATGTACATGCACGTGGTgaacccggaccggacggacgaaGGCTTCGTCAACCATACGCTCGCCTACTTCAACGTGGCCAACTTCGAGGATCACGTCGCCCCGCTGAACAGCCAGTACACGAACGTCACCACCTGCCGGTACTCGGAGTACCGGAATCCGCCCGACCACGAGAGCCCGTACAAGCGACCCTCGATCTACTGGCATATACTCGCGATACGGTTGGCGTTTGTCGTCATCTATCAGAACCTGGTCAGCTTCGTGCAGATCGTGGTGGCGTGGGCAATCCCGGACGTACCGGGTCGGTTGCAGGATCAGATCAAGCGCGAGCAGTACCTGACGAACGAGTATATTATCGAGCAGGAAAAGCTGAAGATGCAGCGaggcgctgctggtggcggtggtggcgatagTGCCACCGCATACGCACAGAACGGTTACCTGCCGTCGGAGGAGGACAGCAGTTTGCCGCCCGAGGAGAAGCTGAACCACCAACGCCGGGGTCACGATGCGGACGGTTACTTGCATCAGCCACTCGAGGATGATTTCGATTCGTTCCAGGAGTGTGGCATCGTGACATCGCGCGTGTAG
- the LOC125957042 gene encoding anoctamin-2-like isoform X5, whose amino-acid sequence MVQDDPSVVERLSPGPVTASEQQSELPEQQQQQEQEQEQEQQQQLAETWKYFQDQKRVVDYVLAYNGEEEENPIAHAKRMVYQRNLEQEGLQIETESCQRIHFVKIHVPDQVLSHYCEIMKMQMPMKKLANQDKIIMRDFSIQSTLVKLFRRPMFNFVIIDRSIFAAPEYRLLYEYSRDKPYLFNDREPNFFTPSLRIAVANFILERAYFSNNLDDKKDIGIRRLVEDQVYLDAYPLHDGCTDVKSSCQRALLLQEWASVRKWIKHQPLDHIKEYFGVKIAMYFAWLGFYTHMLIPASVVGLICFFYGLLTYRENRISQEICNDNNTIMCPQCDEYCDYWYLNSTCTISKLAHIFDNEMTIVFSIFMSIWATLYLEMWKRYSSKIQHRWGITEYCSLAEPPRPQYLARLKNIKKTMFNIATGAQEPSPPFWTKKFPSFVYSYSVIFLFILLTIAAVFGIVVYRMSLMTSRNIYGDHGSVSGKLIIFPATTAVINLLVSTILTYAYHYVAVYMTNVEYRRTQTEYNESLNLKIYLFEFVNYYSSIFYIAFVKGKFPGYPAKYNRILHLRQEECSPGGCLMELCIQLAIIMVGKQAIGAVTEIVIPWAIQKFKEFRSVLGIEAEGSDSDERLICCNQWTKDFNLINWNDRSLFNEYLKMVIQYGFITIFVVAFPLGPFFALLNNVVETRLDAKKFLLYYKRAVPQRVRDLGIWYNIMHVVGKVAVISSAFIIAFSSNFIPRLMYMHVVNPDRTDEGFVNHTLAYFNVANFEDHVAPLNSQYTNVTTCRYSEYRNPPDHESPYKRPSIYWHILAIRLAFVVIYQNLVSFVQIVVAWAIPDVPGRLQDQIKREQYLTNEYIIEQEKLKMQRGAAGGGGGDSATAYAQNGYLPSEEDSSLPPEEKLNHQRRGHDADGYLHQPLEDDFDSFQECGIVTSRV is encoded by the exons aCATGGAAGTACTTCCAGGATCAGAAGCGTGTCGTCGACTACGTGCTGGCGTACAAtggcgaggaagaggagaaccCGATCGCGCACGCCAAGCGCATGGTGTACCAGCGGAACCTCGAGCAGGAGGGCCTGCAGATCGAGACCGAGAGCTGCCAGCGGATACACTTCGTGAAGATCCACGTGCCGGACCAGGTGCTGTCGCACTACTGCGAGATCATGAAGATGCAGATGCCGATGAAGAAGCTGGCGAACCAGGACAAGATCATCATGCGCGACTTCAGCATCCAGAGCACGCTGGTGAAGCTGTTCCGCCGGCCCATGTTTaacttcgtcatcatcgaccggAGCATCTTCGCGGCGCCCGAGTACCGGCTGCTGTACGAGTACTCGCGCGACAAGCCGTACCTGTTCAATGACCGTGAGCCAAACTTCTTCACGCCCAGTCTCCGGATCGCGGTGGCGAACTTCATCCTCGAGCGGGCGTACTTTAGCAATAACCTCGACGACAAGAAGGACATCGGCATCCGGCGGTTGGTCGAGGATCAGGTGTACCTGGATGCGTACCCGTTGCACGATGGCTGCACCGACGTGAAGTCGAGCTGCCAgcgggcgctgctgctgcaggagtgGGCATCGGTCCGGAAGTGGATCAAGCACCAGCCGCTGGACCACATTAAGGAGTACTTTGGGGTGAAGATTGCCATGTACTTCGCGTGGCTCGGGTTTTACACGCACATGCTGATACCGGCGTCGGTCGTGGGGCtgatctgcttcttctacGGGTTGCTTACCTACCGAGAGAACCGGATCAGTCAGGAGATctgcaacgacaacaacacgaTCATGTGCCCGCAGTGCGATGAGTACTGCGACTACTGGTATCTGAACAGCACCTGTACCATCTCCAAGCTAGCGCACATCTTCGACAATGAAATGACCATTGTTTTCTCGATCTTTATGTCCATCTGGG CAACCCTCTATCTGGAAATGTGGAAACGGTACTCGTCGAAGATTCAGCACCGCTGGGGCATTACCGAGTACTGCTCGCTGGCGGAACCACCGCGACCGCAGTATCTCGCGCGGCTGAAGAACATCAAGAAGACAATGTTCAACATCGCCACCGGTGCACAGGaaccgtcgccaccgttctGGACCAAAAAGTTCCCCAGCTTTGTCTACAGCTACTCTGTGATCTTCCTATTT ATTTTATTGACCATCGCTGCCGTGTTCGGTATCGTCGTGTACCGCATGTCGCTGATGACCTCGCGCAACATCTACGGCGACCACGGTTCGGTATCCGGCAAGCTGATCATCTTTCCCGCGACGACCGCGGTCATCAATCTGTTGGTCTCGACCATCCTCACCTATGCCTACCATTACGTGGCCGTGTACATGACCAACGTCGAGTACCGGCGAACGCAAACCGAGTACAACGAAAGTCTGAACCTGAAGATCTACCTGTTTGAGTTCGTCAACTACTACAGCTCGATCTTCTACATCGCGTTCGTGAAGGGCAAGTTTCCCGGCTACCCGGCCAAGTACAATCGCATCCTGCATCTGCGGCAGGAGGAGTGCAGCCCGGGCGGCTGTCTGATGGAGCTGTGCATTCAGCTGGCGATTATCATGGTTGGCAAGCAGGCGATCGGTGCGGTCACGGAAATCGTCATCCCGTGGGCTATTCAGAAGTTCAAGGAGTTCCGCAGCGTGCTCGGGATCGAGGCCGAGGGAAGCGATAGTGACGAGCGGTTGATTTGCTGCAACCAGTGGACCAAGGACTTTAACCTCATCAACTGGAACGATCGAAGCCTGTTCAATGAGTACTTAAAAATGG TCATCCAGTATGGCTTCATCACGATTTTCGTGGTTGCCTTTCCGCTGGGACCGTTCTTCGCTCTGCTGAACAACGTGGTAGAGACGCGGCTGGACGCGAAAAAGTTCCTGCTCTACTACAAGCGCGCTGTACCGCAGCGTGTGCGTGATTTGGGCATCTGGTACAACATTATGCACGTCGTCGGGAAGGTGGCCGTCATTTCTAGT GCCTTTATCATCGCCTTTTCCTCCAACTTCATACCTCGGTTGATGTACATGCACGTGGTgaacccggaccggacggacgaaGGCTTCGTCAACCATACGCTCGCCTACTTCAACGTGGCCAACTTCGAGGATCACGTCGCCCCGCTGAACAGCCAGTACACGAACGTCACCACCTGCCGGTACTCGGAGTACCGGAATCCGCCCGACCACGAGAGCCCGTACAAGCGACCCTCGATCTACTGGCATATACTCGCGATACGGTTGGCGTTTGTCGTCATCTATCAGAACCTGGTCAGCTTCGTGCAGATCGTGGTGGCGTGGGCAATCCCGGACGTACCGGGTCGGTTGCAGGATCAGATCAAGCGCGAGCAGTACCTGACGAACGAGTATATTATCGAGCAGGAAAAGCTGAAGATGCAGCGaggcgctgctggtggcggtggtggcgatagTGCCACCGCATACGCACAGAACGGTTACCTGCCGTCGGAGGAGGACAGCAGTTTGCCGCCCGAGGAGAAGCTGAACCACCAACGCCGGGGTCACGATGCGGACGGTTACTTGCATCAGCCACTCGAGGATGATTTCGATTCGTTCCAGGAGTGTGGCATCGTGACATCGCGCGTGTAG
- the LOC125957042 gene encoding anoctamin-5-like isoform X4, translating to MVQDDPSVVERLSPGPVTASEQQSELPEQQQQQEQEQEQEQQQQLAEVPTATKIPTVTEIPTVTPTVGPTTPTIATTWKYFQDQKRVVDYVLAYNGEEEENPIAHAKRMVYQRNLEQEGLQIETESCQRIHFVKIHVPDQVLSHYCEIMKMQMPMKKLANQDKIIMRDFSIQSTLVKLFRRPMFNFVIIDRSIFAAPEYRLLYEYSRDKPYLFNDREPNFFTPSLRIAVANFILERAYFSNNLDDKKDIGIRRLVEDQVYLDAYPLHDGCTDVKSSCQRALLLQEWASVRKWIKHQPLDHIKEYFGVKIAMYFAWLGFYTHMLIPASVVGLICFFYGLLTYRENRISQEICNDNNTIMCPQCDEYCDYWYLNSTCTISKLAHIFDNEMTIVFSIFMSIWATLYLEMWKRYSSKIQHRWGITEYCSLAEPPRPQYLARLKNIKKTMFNIATGAQEPSPPFWTKKFPSFVYSYSVIFLFILLTIAAVFGIVVYRMSLMTSRNIYGDHGSVSGKLIIFPATTAVINLLVSTILTYAYHYVAVYMTNVEYRRTQTEYNESLNLKIYLFEFVNYYSSIFYIAFVKGKFPGYPAKYNRILHLRQEECSPGGCLMELCIQLAIIMVGKQAIGAVTEIVIPWAIQKFKEFRSVLGIEAEGSDSDERLICCNQWTKDFNLINWNDRSLFNEYLKMVIQYGFITIFVVAFPLGPFFALLNNVVETRLDAKKFLLYYKRAVPQRVRDLGIWYNIMHVVGKVAVISSAFIIAFSSNFIPRLMYMHVVNPDRTDEGFVNHTLAYFNVANFEDHVAPLNSQYTNVTTCRYSEYRNPPDHESPYKRPSIYWHILAIRLAFVVIYQNLVSFVQIVVAWAIPDVPGRLQDQIKREQYLTNEYIIEQEKLKMQRGAAGGGGGDSATAYAQNGYLPSEEDSSLPPEEKLNHQRRGHDADGYLHQPLEDDFDSFQECGIVTSRV from the exons aCATGGAAGTACTTCCAGGATCAGAAGCGTGTCGTCGACTACGTGCTGGCGTACAAtggcgaggaagaggagaaccCGATCGCGCACGCCAAGCGCATGGTGTACCAGCGGAACCTCGAGCAGGAGGGCCTGCAGATCGAGACCGAGAGCTGCCAGCGGATACACTTCGTGAAGATCCACGTGCCGGACCAGGTGCTGTCGCACTACTGCGAGATCATGAAGATGCAGATGCCGATGAAGAAGCTGGCGAACCAGGACAAGATCATCATGCGCGACTTCAGCATCCAGAGCACGCTGGTGAAGCTGTTCCGCCGGCCCATGTTTaacttcgtcatcatcgaccggAGCATCTTCGCGGCGCCCGAGTACCGGCTGCTGTACGAGTACTCGCGCGACAAGCCGTACCTGTTCAATGACCGTGAGCCAAACTTCTTCACGCCCAGTCTCCGGATCGCGGTGGCGAACTTCATCCTCGAGCGGGCGTACTTTAGCAATAACCTCGACGACAAGAAGGACATCGGCATCCGGCGGTTGGTCGAGGATCAGGTGTACCTGGATGCGTACCCGTTGCACGATGGCTGCACCGACGTGAAGTCGAGCTGCCAgcgggcgctgctgctgcaggagtgGGCATCGGTCCGGAAGTGGATCAAGCACCAGCCGCTGGACCACATTAAGGAGTACTTTGGGGTGAAGATTGCCATGTACTTCGCGTGGCTCGGGTTTTACACGCACATGCTGATACCGGCGTCGGTCGTGGGGCtgatctgcttcttctacGGGTTGCTTACCTACCGAGAGAACCGGATCAGTCAGGAGATctgcaacgacaacaacacgaTCATGTGCCCGCAGTGCGATGAGTACTGCGACTACTGGTATCTGAACAGCACCTGTACCATCTCCAAGCTAGCGCACATCTTCGACAATGAAATGACCATTGTTTTCTCGATCTTTATGTCCATCTGGG CAACCCTCTATCTGGAAATGTGGAAACGGTACTCGTCGAAGATTCAGCACCGCTGGGGCATTACCGAGTACTGCTCGCTGGCGGAACCACCGCGACCGCAGTATCTCGCGCGGCTGAAGAACATCAAGAAGACAATGTTCAACATCGCCACCGGTGCACAGGaaccgtcgccaccgttctGGACCAAAAAGTTCCCCAGCTTTGTCTACAGCTACTCTGTGATCTTCCTATTT ATTTTATTGACCATCGCTGCCGTGTTCGGTATCGTCGTGTACCGCATGTCGCTGATGACCTCGCGCAACATCTACGGCGACCACGGTTCGGTATCCGGCAAGCTGATCATCTTTCCCGCGACGACCGCGGTCATCAATCTGTTGGTCTCGACCATCCTCACCTATGCCTACCATTACGTGGCCGTGTACATGACCAACGTCGAGTACCGGCGAACGCAAACCGAGTACAACGAAAGTCTGAACCTGAAGATCTACCTGTTTGAGTTCGTCAACTACTACAGCTCGATCTTCTACATCGCGTTCGTGAAGGGCAAGTTTCCCGGCTACCCGGCCAAGTACAATCGCATCCTGCATCTGCGGCAGGAGGAGTGCAGCCCGGGCGGCTGTCTGATGGAGCTGTGCATTCAGCTGGCGATTATCATGGTTGGCAAGCAGGCGATCGGTGCGGTCACGGAAATCGTCATCCCGTGGGCTATTCAGAAGTTCAAGGAGTTCCGCAGCGTGCTCGGGATCGAGGCCGAGGGAAGCGATAGTGACGAGCGGTTGATTTGCTGCAACCAGTGGACCAAGGACTTTAACCTCATCAACTGGAACGATCGAAGCCTGTTCAATGAGTACTTAAAAATGG TCATCCAGTATGGCTTCATCACGATTTTCGTGGTTGCCTTTCCGCTGGGACCGTTCTTCGCTCTGCTGAACAACGTGGTAGAGACGCGGCTGGACGCGAAAAAGTTCCTGCTCTACTACAAGCGCGCTGTACCGCAGCGTGTGCGTGATTTGGGCATCTGGTACAACATTATGCACGTCGTCGGGAAGGTGGCCGTCATTTCTAGT GCCTTTATCATCGCCTTTTCCTCCAACTTCATACCTCGGTTGATGTACATGCACGTGGTgaacccggaccggacggacgaaGGCTTCGTCAACCATACGCTCGCCTACTTCAACGTGGCCAACTTCGAGGATCACGTCGCCCCGCTGAACAGCCAGTACACGAACGTCACCACCTGCCGGTACTCGGAGTACCGGAATCCGCCCGACCACGAGAGCCCGTACAAGCGACCCTCGATCTACTGGCATATACTCGCGATACGGTTGGCGTTTGTCGTCATCTATCAGAACCTGGTCAGCTTCGTGCAGATCGTGGTGGCGTGGGCAATCCCGGACGTACCGGGTCGGTTGCAGGATCAGATCAAGCGCGAGCAGTACCTGACGAACGAGTATATTATCGAGCAGGAAAAGCTGAAGATGCAGCGaggcgctgctggtggcggtggtggcgatagTGCCACCGCATACGCACAGAACGGTTACCTGCCGTCGGAGGAGGACAGCAGTTTGCCGCCCGAGGAGAAGCTGAACCACCAACGCCGGGGTCACGATGCGGACGGTTACTTGCATCAGCCACTCGAGGATGATTTCGATTCGTTCCAGGAGTGTGGCATCGTGACATCGCGCGTGTAG